In the genome of Massilibacillus massiliensis, one region contains:
- a CDS encoding LOG family protein, with protein sequence MKRICVYAGSNLGNRPEYKNCAIQLGKILVQNKISLIYGGSKVGLMGELANQVLASSGEVIGITPKGLFPKEIIHENLTELIEVKDMHERKHKMGDLADGFIALPGGVGTYEELFEMLSWAQLKIHQKPIGILNTACFFDPLIDMIQRTIQEGFMQPANVQLLLIDKSPDHLIDQMKAYTPPDLGIKWRALER encoded by the coding sequence TTGAAAAGAATCTGTGTATACGCAGGGTCTAATCTAGGAAACAGACCTGAATATAAAAATTGTGCAATACAATTGGGTAAAATCTTAGTGCAAAACAAAATTTCACTCATCTACGGCGGCTCCAAAGTAGGATTAATGGGTGAACTGGCAAACCAAGTACTTGCAAGTAGCGGAGAAGTGATCGGCATAACGCCTAAAGGTCTTTTTCCAAAAGAAATTATTCATGAAAATCTTACCGAACTTATTGAAGTCAAGGATATGCATGAAAGAAAGCATAAAATGGGCGATTTAGCCGATGGCTTTATTGCATTGCCCGGCGGAGTTGGAACCTACGAAGAATTATTTGAAATGCTTAGTTGGGCACAACTAAAAATCCATCAAAAACCGATTGGTATCCTAAATACAGCTTGCTTTTTTGATCCTTTGATTGATATGATACAGCGAACAATTCAAGAAGGATTTATGCAGCCGGCAAATGTCCAGCTACTGTTGATCGATAAAAGTCCCGACCACCTTATTGATCAAATGAAAGCATATACACCACCGGACTTAGGTATCAAATGGCGTGCGTTAGAACGCTAA
- a CDS encoding redoxin family protein has translation MARLVAGDKMPNFTFNTAYENGKTIESVLKNKKRTIFWVLRYIGCPTCRYDVHMLAMRYQEFLDLNTQIFVVMQSEPVNVRNDLKDTKLPFSIICDTAMEIYHTLEVPATGSKEERMPKLSAEIARLEEKRKEVKALGFVHGKYEGNEQQLPALFLIEDDSTVRYVHYAKNSIDMPTIDEVLDLLKNSTK, from the coding sequence ATGGCAAGATTAGTTGCTGGTGACAAAATGCCAAATTTTACATTTAATACAGCCTATGAAAACGGAAAAACAATAGAGTCTGTTCTGAAAAACAAGAAAAGAACGATTTTTTGGGTACTGCGATATATTGGATGCCCGACTTGTCGTTATGATGTTCATATGCTCGCTATGCGCTATCAAGAATTTCTCGATTTAAATACGCAAATTTTTGTTGTGATGCAGAGTGAACCGGTCAATGTGCGCAACGATTTGAAGGATACAAAATTGCCTTTTTCAATTATTTGTGATACAGCTATGGAAATTTATCATACGCTTGAAGTTCCTGCAACAGGCTCTAAAGAAGAACGGATGCCTAAGCTTTCCGCAGAAATTGCGAGGTTGGAGGAAAAGCGTAAAGAAGTTAAGGCATTGGGGTTTGTACATGGAAAGTATGAAGGCAATGAGCAACAGTTACCTGCTTTATTTTTAATAGAAGACGATTCCACAGTACGTTATGTTCATTACGCAAAGAATAGTATTGACATGCCTACCATTGATGAAGTTTTGGATTTATTAAAAAATAGCACCAAGTAA
- a CDS encoding ArsB/NhaD family transporter, whose product MTQLYAEIINAVLFGIVLIVFTIGKSPVFRVDRAGAAIIGAAAMMGFGILSFDQAIKAIDHRTIVILFSMMVIVANLKTAGFFEQTGQIILQNVHSRKALLGTVIFISGFVSAFAINDIVCLLFTPVVLFICNKAGCPPIPHLLGLAMASNVGSALTFLGNPQNILIGSLSKLSFFTYLKTASLISVVGLVLIYILICHKYKSELTGTLENFTQNEIYFHPYLTIKTLATLALVLLFYIAGFDIAILSSLGAAFLLITRRVKPNKIYTSIDFNLLIIFIGLFIIVGGIEASGLLTKLNTYLPEAFMQNLNFFAFISVFLSNIVSNVPAVLLLQYYIQPEDASLKWQALALFTTFAGNLTIFGSIANLIVVEIAKKHHVQINAREYFRIGFPLTLLLSLLCLLWLHLLQAASFI is encoded by the coding sequence TTGACACAACTATACGCTGAAATTATCAATGCCGTCCTATTCGGCATTGTGCTGATTGTTTTTACAATAGGAAAAAGTCCTGTATTTCGAGTTGACCGTGCTGGAGCTGCGATTATCGGTGCAGCTGCCATGATGGGATTTGGCATTTTATCTTTTGATCAGGCAATCAAGGCTATCGATCATCGCACGATCGTGATTTTATTCTCCATGATGGTCATTGTTGCGAACCTCAAAACAGCCGGTTTTTTTGAGCAAACCGGACAAATTATTTTACAGAACGTCCACTCGCGCAAGGCCTTGCTTGGTACGGTGATTTTTATCAGCGGATTTGTCTCGGCTTTTGCAATTAATGATATTGTCTGCTTACTCTTCACGCCTGTGGTGTTATTTATTTGCAACAAAGCAGGCTGTCCGCCTATTCCACACTTATTGGGTCTTGCAATGGCGTCCAATGTCGGCAGCGCACTGACTTTTCTAGGAAATCCGCAAAATATCCTCATCGGCAGTCTATCAAAGCTTTCATTTTTTACGTATTTAAAAACAGCTAGCTTGATTTCTGTTGTAGGTTTAGTACTGATCTACATCTTAATCTGCCACAAATATAAATCTGAATTAACCGGAACATTGGAGAATTTCACGCAAAATGAGATTTACTTTCATCCGTATTTGACCATAAAAACACTCGCAACTTTAGCACTTGTTCTCCTTTTTTATATCGCCGGATTTGACATTGCGATTCTGTCCAGTTTAGGGGCAGCCTTTTTACTGATTACGCGGCGAGTAAAGCCCAACAAGATTTATACCAGCATTGATTTCAACCTGCTGATTATTTTTATCGGACTCTTTATCATTGTCGGTGGTATTGAAGCCAGCGGTTTGCTGACAAAGTTGAATACATACCTGCCGGAAGCATTCATGCAGAATCTGAATTTTTTTGCCTTCATTAGCGTTTTTCTATCCAATATCGTCAGCAATGTGCCTGCCGTTCTGTTACTCCAATATTACATCCAACCGGAGGATGCCTCGCTCAAATGGCAAGCACTCGCCTTGTTTACGACCTTCGCTGGCAACCTTACCATTTTTGGTTCCATCGCCAATCTCATCGTTGTTGAAATCGCCAAAAAACACCATGTGCAAATCAATGCGAGAGAATATTTCCGTATCGGATTTCCGCTTACGCTTCTTTTATCGCTTCTCTGCTTACTCTGGCTTCATCTACTCCAAGCCGCTTCATTTATTTAA
- a CDS encoding MetQ/NlpA family ABC transporter substrate-binding protein, giving the protein MNTRKIILSALILLTMAVAFVGCGNEKQETTAPKEKEEIVVGVTPGANGEIMDFFQKEAEKQGLKIKVVEFSDYITPNEALNNGEIDINAFQHKPFMDNAVKERGYKITDIGKTIIAPMALYSHKIKSLNEIQEGDKVAIPNDTTNGGRALLLLQEANLIKLKENSGITPSIIDIVENPKNLQIIELEAAQIPRSLSDMTFAAVNMNYAVNAKLDPKKEAILVESKESAYVNVLAVREADKDNPQLKKFVELYKSEAVHNFILEHFKGSVIPVF; this is encoded by the coding sequence ATGAACACGAGAAAAATTATTTTATCGGCACTTATTTTACTTACGATGGCAGTTGCATTTGTAGGTTGTGGAAATGAAAAACAAGAAACAACTGCACCAAAAGAGAAGGAAGAGATTGTGGTTGGCGTTACGCCGGGCGCTAACGGTGAAATTATGGATTTCTTCCAGAAAGAAGCGGAAAAACAGGGCTTAAAAATCAAGGTAGTTGAATTTAGCGATTATATTACGCCAAATGAAGCTTTAAATAATGGAGAGATTGATATCAATGCGTTTCAGCACAAACCATTTATGGATAATGCAGTGAAGGAAAGAGGCTACAAAATTACCGATATTGGCAAAACAATTATTGCACCGATGGCATTATATTCACACAAAATTAAATCTTTGAATGAAATTCAAGAAGGCGATAAAGTAGCGATTCCAAATGATACGACCAATGGCGGCAGAGCTCTGTTGTTACTGCAAGAGGCAAACCTAATTAAACTAAAAGAAAATTCCGGGATTACCCCATCGATCATCGATATTGTGGAAAATCCGAAAAATTTGCAGATTATCGAACTGGAAGCGGCGCAGATCCCTCGTTCATTGAGCGATATGACTTTTGCCGCAGTGAATATGAATTATGCAGTAAATGCGAAACTCGATCCTAAAAAAGAGGCGATTTTGGTTGAATCGAAAGAATCTGCCTATGTAAACGTATTGGCAGTAAGAGAAGCGGATAAAGACAATCCTCAATTAAAAAAATTCGTTGAGTTATATAAAAGCGAAGCAGTGCACAACTTTATTTTAGAGCATTTCAAAGGTTCGGTTATACCGGTATTTTAA
- the menC gene encoding o-succinylbenzoate synthase — protein MKIKKIVLRKMEMPLKTAFETSFAAMKTKRFLVIEVHTKEHIGYGDCSALAAPWYSEETTESAWHIIDTFLIPALFSTDEISHPENMQAAFAWIRRNRMAKAAVDCALWDLYAKEQNISLAKALGGTREKIETGVSLGIQKNPEALLRVVDQYMHEGYRRIKVKIKPGKDLAYLSAVRREFGDIMLMADANSAYTLEDIEIFKEIDKLNLLMIEQPLASDDIIDHAKLQQALNTRICLDESIHSVEDARKAIELGSMKTINIKVARVGGLTEAKKIHDLCQANGIPVWCGGMLDTGIGRAHNIAIASLPNYEFPGDVPASDRYYEHDFMSPSVWIDQQAMIKVPEQAGLGFTPVEEVVERFTLEKKEFVR, from the coding sequence ATGAAGATTAAAAAGATTGTATTACGTAAGATGGAAATGCCATTAAAAACAGCGTTTGAAACGAGTTTTGCAGCGATGAAGACGAAACGATTTCTGGTGATCGAGGTGCATACGAAAGAGCATATTGGGTATGGGGATTGTTCTGCATTGGCGGCTCCGTGGTATAGTGAAGAAACAACAGAATCGGCTTGGCATATCATTGATACCTTTTTGATCCCTGCGCTTTTCAGCACGGATGAAATTTCCCATCCGGAAAACATGCAAGCTGCGTTTGCCTGGATTCGTCGTAATCGTATGGCGAAAGCTGCTGTGGACTGTGCACTGTGGGATTTATATGCGAAGGAACAAAACATTTCACTTGCGAAAGCGTTAGGTGGAACCAGAGAAAAAATTGAAACGGGCGTCAGCTTGGGCATTCAAAAAAATCCTGAAGCACTGCTTCGCGTGGTAGATCAATATATGCATGAGGGCTATCGGCGTATAAAAGTTAAAATTAAGCCGGGCAAAGATCTAGCGTATTTATCAGCTGTTCGCAGAGAGTTTGGCGATATTATGTTAATGGCGGATGCCAATTCCGCTTATACCTTAGAAGATATTGAGATTTTTAAAGAAATCGATAAGCTCAATCTACTCATGATTGAACAGCCGCTGGCAAGCGATGATATCATCGATCATGCAAAATTGCAGCAAGCTTTAAATACAAGGATTTGCTTGGATGAGAGTATCCATTCTGTAGAAGATGCGCGCAAAGCAATTGAGCTTGGCAGTATGAAGACGATTAACATTAAAGTGGCACGTGTTGGCGGCTTGACAGAAGCAAAGAAAATACATGATTTGTGTCAGGCAAATGGAATTCCGGTGTGGTGCGGCGGCATGCTGGACACCGGAATTGGTCGTGCGCATAATATTGCAATCGCTTCATTGCCAAATTACGAGTTCCCGGGCGATGTTCCGGCATCCGATCGTTATTATGAACATGACTTTATGTCGCCATCCGTATGGATTGATCAGCAGGCAATGATCAAAGTACCTGAACAAGCAGGGCTTGGATTTACGCCTGTTGAGGAAGTCGTAGAACGGTTCACTTTAGAGAAAAAAGAATTTGTTCGCTGA
- a CDS encoding biotin transporter BioY, whose protein sequence is MHTRVLTKIAICVALLSVSAYISIPLPFTAAMLTALTIVVNLIAFVLSPKQAFITLAVYILLGVVGVPVFVGGVSGPGKLFGPTGGFIFGYLAAVPLMSLCKGKTNSFKRYMAVDVFIGMPIIYLGGMLSMCLVQDLDIFSTLIVAVFPFIVGDLVKSGIAAYLGVKLNRVFSTEKG, encoded by the coding sequence GTGCATACGAGAGTTTTAACAAAAATAGCGATATGCGTAGCGTTATTAAGTGTTTCTGCGTATATTTCAATACCCTTGCCGTTTACCGCTGCGATGCTTACGGCATTGACAATTGTAGTAAATCTGATTGCCTTTGTTTTATCACCAAAGCAAGCCTTTATTACGCTTGCCGTGTACATATTATTGGGCGTCGTTGGCGTTCCCGTTTTTGTCGGCGGGGTGTCCGGCCCGGGTAAATTATTTGGCCCGACGGGCGGTTTTATTTTTGGCTATCTCGCAGCGGTGCCGTTGATGAGTTTATGTAAGGGGAAAACCAATAGTTTTAAACGATATATGGCAGTTGATGTTTTTATCGGCATGCCTATTATTTATCTTGGTGGAATGCTATCTATGTGCCTTGTACAAGATTTAGATATTTTTTCCACGCTCATCGTTGCAGTGTTCCCTTTTATTGTCGGCGATCTTGTCAAATCTGGAATTGCTGCGTATTTAGGTGTTAAATTAAATAGAGTTTTCTCAACTGAAAAAGGATGA
- a CDS encoding hotdog family protein — translation MIQLAKAFSQLKDEKYHNSYIAKVNYQRYAENRTTVPQVAVEKETSRFQVLSAAVYDAKQQLIAKLSMTLFLHVTIQSLDEKSGVPDKAVAWKTFHKREIYDFSQRVGDINTIHLTERPVVQGLLILETIAQYFTAFREIEIKFMKPIYAEDPVYLESTETGMIGYSDNAKVFQAIIK, via the coding sequence ATGATACAACTTGCAAAAGCTTTTTCACAATTGAAAGATGAAAAATATCATAATAGTTATATTGCGAAAGTAAACTATCAGCGGTATGCCGAAAATCGGACAACGGTTCCGCAGGTCGCGGTTGAAAAGGAGACGAGTCGTTTTCAGGTGCTTTCAGCTGCAGTATATGATGCGAAGCAGCAATTGATCGCGAAGTTGAGCATGACTCTTTTTCTGCATGTCACAATTCAAAGTTTAGATGAAAAGAGCGGTGTTCCCGACAAGGCAGTGGCGTGGAAGACTTTTCATAAACGAGAGATCTATGACTTTTCTCAAAGGGTTGGTGATATCAATACGATTCATTTGACGGAAAGACCGGTTGTACAGGGTTTATTGATTTTAGAAACGATCGCTCAATATTTCACTGCGTTTCGCGAGATAGAAATTAAATTTATGAAGCCGATCTATGCCGAAGATCCTGTATATCTTGAAAGTACGGAAACCGGCATGATTGGCTATAGCGACAATGCAAAAGTATTTCAAGCGATTATAAAATAA
- a CDS encoding lactate utilization protein, translating into MMDFDIAKLIKCFQQNNIAGYFVNDKKELRNLLLDFIKDGTSVGCGDSVTLEQLDVFDFLRKRELIFLDKFDPSLSREDKQALYRKNFSVDTFITGANAITADGKIFNIDGNGSRVAPILYGPKQVIIVVGTNKITPDVDSAIKRVRQIAAPLDAKRLGKNPPCTLLNRCTDCKHKERICNDFVLITGQFVKDRIKVIIVNQELGY; encoded by the coding sequence ATGATGGATTTTGACATTGCCAAATTGATCAAATGCTTTCAGCAAAATAATATTGCCGGTTATTTCGTAAATGACAAAAAAGAATTACGCAATTTATTGCTCGATTTCATTAAGGATGGTACCTCGGTTGGCTGTGGGGATTCTGTTACGCTTGAACAATTGGATGTTTTTGATTTTTTAAGAAAGCGAGAACTTATCTTTTTAGATAAGTTCGATCCTTCATTGTCACGAGAAGATAAGCAAGCACTCTATCGGAAAAATTTTAGTGTTGATACCTTTATTACAGGAGCAAATGCCATAACTGCCGACGGAAAGATTTTCAATATTGATGGCAACGGCAGCCGTGTAGCGCCTATACTTTATGGACCGAAACAAGTAATCATTGTAGTTGGCACAAATAAGATCACCCCTGATGTGGATTCTGCGATCAAAAGAGTCAGACAGATCGCGGCTCCTTTAGATGCAAAACGGTTAGGGAAAAATCCCCCCTGCACTTTACTCAATCGTTGCACAGATTGTAAACATAAAGAAAGAATTTGCAATGATTTTGTTTTAATAACAGGCCAGTTTGTCAAAGACAGAATAAAAGTAATCATCGTTAATCAGGAACTTGGATATTAG
- a CDS encoding DMT family transporter codes for MALFYYYSLALIAGMALTLQVGFNGQLRTIVGDPIFSSFISFLVGTIGLGLLFSSLLSGTYPLVDGTAMLKGIRWWMLIGGLLGAFYIFVTILVSPKIGFANMFSLVICGQIMLSVLFDHFGFLGNEIHLLTPQRMLGILFLILGVYMIQKF; via the coding sequence GTGGCATTATTCTATTATTATTCTCTTGCACTGATTGCCGGAATGGCTCTGACATTACAAGTAGGATTCAATGGACAACTTCGCACGATCGTTGGTGATCCTATTTTTTCTTCTTTTATCAGTTTTCTTGTTGGTACAATTGGTCTGGGATTGCTGTTTTCTTCATTGTTAAGCGGTACTTATCCACTTGTCGATGGTACGGCGATGTTGAAAGGGATTCGCTGGTGGATGCTGATAGGCGGACTGCTAGGCGCTTTTTACATCTTTGTTACAATTTTGGTTTCCCCAAAAATCGGTTTTGCAAATATGTTTAGCTTAGTAATTTGCGGGCAAATTATGCTGTCCGTTCTATTTGATCATTTCGGATTTTTAGGCAATGAGATTCATCTCCTTACACCACAGAGAATGCTCGGAATCCTATTTCTCATCCTCGGCGTTTATATGATACAAAAATTTTAA
- a CDS encoding LysR family transcriptional regulator, with protein MSIHLELYRIFYTTAKMGSISKAAKALYTSQPAVSQAIKQLEKKLGGEVFYRNAKGVSLTTEGEVLYRYIEQGYSLIQTGEQKFSELKKMTAGQLRLAVCSAVCKYAVLEYISQYNERYPDIYLQVKDESSKEIARLLNMGKIDLGIINLDHLDHDQFEIISALNVQDCFVVGEHYKFLCNTPISVHTLAKNYPLIMLQKGGNTRAYIDEYFFSQGIELMPQIELSNLDLIVAFTIKGMGAACVMEEYVQKELESQSLYKLKLQEEIPLRKLGVVIKRDMPLSTAARNFIELMHGSNIQVPD; from the coding sequence ATGTCAATTCATTTAGAACTTTATAGAATTTTTTATACAACTGCAAAAATGGGCAGCATTTCTAAAGCGGCAAAAGCATTATACACATCACAACCCGCGGTCAGTCAAGCCATTAAACAGCTTGAAAAAAAGCTGGGTGGTGAAGTATTTTATAGAAATGCAAAAGGGGTATCTCTGACGACTGAAGGGGAGGTCTTATATCGCTATATTGAACAGGGGTATAGTTTGATACAGACAGGGGAACAGAAATTTTCAGAACTTAAAAAAATGACGGCCGGACAACTGAGATTGGCAGTTTGCAGCGCGGTTTGCAAATATGCTGTATTAGAATATATCAGTCAATATAACGAGCGTTATCCCGATATTTATCTTCAAGTCAAAGACGAGTCCAGTAAAGAAATAGCCCGGTTGCTCAATATGGGGAAAATTGACCTGGGGATTATCAACCTAGACCATCTTGATCATGATCAATTTGAAATCATCAGTGCCTTAAACGTGCAGGATTGTTTTGTTGTTGGAGAACATTATAAGTTTTTATGTAATACACCGATCTCCGTTCATACACTTGCAAAAAATTATCCGCTGATTATGCTGCAAAAAGGAGGCAATACGAGAGCGTATATCGATGAATATTTCTTTTCGCAAGGCATTGAGTTGATGCCACAGATTGAATTAAGTAATTTGGATTTGATCGTTGCGTTTACGATCAAAGGGATGGGGGCAGCTTGTGTCATGGAAGAATACGTACAAAAAGAGCTGGAAAGCCAATCTCTGTATAAGCTAAAGCTGCAAGAGGAAATACCACTGCGGAAATTGGGGGTGGTTATCAAAAGAGATATGCCGCTTTCTACTGCGGCTCGCAATTTTATAGAATTGATGCACGGGTCTAATATCCAAGTTCCTGATTAA
- a CDS encoding DNA-3-methyladenine glycosylase I — MTNEIIRCDWALKNKLEEEYHDTVWGIPVHDDRTLFKFLILESKQAGLSWSTILAKMDTLCAAFDAFDPARLIHYDDEKIEMLLQNSGIIRNRQKVNAVITNANAYFKLCEEFGSFDHYLWSYVKHRPVINAWTRIDEVPASTPLSDTISKDLKKRGFKFVGTTTIYAFMQAIGMVNDHLTSCAFYHRS, encoded by the coding sequence ATGACAAATGAGATTATCCGCTGTGATTGGGCATTAAAAAACAAACTGGAAGAAGAATATCATGATACAGTATGGGGTATTCCAGTTCATGATGATAGAACACTGTTTAAATTCCTAATCTTAGAAAGTAAACAAGCTGGATTAAGCTGGTCAACCATTTTAGCAAAAATGGACACGCTTTGCGCCGCCTTCGATGCCTTTGACCCTGCACGCCTTATTCACTATGATGATGAAAAGATCGAGATGCTTTTGCAAAACAGTGGAATCATTAGAAATCGTCAGAAAGTGAACGCCGTAATCACTAATGCCAATGCCTACTTTAAACTCTGTGAAGAATTCGGCTCATTCGATCATTACTTGTGGTCTTATGTCAAGCATCGCCCTGTCATCAATGCTTGGACGCGAATAGATGAGGTCCCTGCGAGTACACCGCTCTCCGATACGATCAGCAAGGATCTGAAAAAACGTGGGTTCAAGTTCGTTGGCACCACTACAATTTACGCATTTATGCAAGCCATCGGAATGGTAAATGATCACTTAACTTCTTGTGCCTTTTATCATCGTTCATAA
- a CDS encoding M20 family metallopeptidase yields MMKERAFAFIDQHREDMITLWRDFVNHDSGNGDKAGIDLLQAKIKEFLEALGAEVRIVEFAKAGNMLIAEIGAEREKAPILFLGHIDTVFKQGEAKKRPFTIKEGKAYGPGVLDMKGGVVASLYAAWALQSVDFSHRPIKILLAGDEENGHQNSEAAAVIVQEAAGASAVFNCETGFEDDALVIGRKGVANFTMETFGVAAHVGNQPEAGRSAIVEIAHKLLEIEKLTNRQTGISFNVGVIEGGMVSNATPDYAKIKIDIRFTKETDISIFRGQLQEIAGRTYVQGTTTKLTAGVCFKPMETTAGVEKLFSLVQETAQENHLGKLYAKTVGGASDSAYTVLSGAPTVCAMGVKGGRNHSKEEFAIVDSLFERAKLLIASVLKLA; encoded by the coding sequence ATGATGAAGGAACGAGCTTTTGCTTTTATCGACCAACATAGAGAAGATATGATAACCTTATGGCGCGATTTCGTCAATCATGACAGCGGCAATGGTGACAAAGCAGGGATTGATCTGCTGCAGGCAAAGATCAAAGAATTTTTAGAAGCGTTAGGCGCAGAGGTTAGGATTGTAGAGTTTGCAAAAGCCGGAAACATGCTGATCGCTGAAATAGGAGCCGAAAGAGAAAAAGCGCCGATTCTATTTTTGGGGCATATCGATACTGTGTTTAAACAAGGTGAAGCAAAGAAAAGACCTTTTACCATAAAGGAAGGAAAGGCATATGGGCCGGGTGTACTTGACATGAAGGGCGGTGTAGTTGCTTCTTTATATGCGGCTTGGGCACTGCAATCCGTCGATTTTTCGCATCGTCCGATTAAGATTCTCTTAGCCGGTGATGAAGAAAACGGGCATCAAAACTCCGAGGCTGCGGCAGTGATCGTGCAAGAGGCAGCCGGTGCAAGCGCGGTTTTCAATTGTGAAACCGGTTTTGAGGATGATGCCCTTGTCATAGGGCGAAAAGGGGTTGCGAATTTTACCATGGAAACCTTTGGCGTAGCGGCGCATGTAGGCAATCAGCCCGAGGCTGGGCGCAGTGCGATTGTGGAAATTGCGCATAAACTGCTGGAAATAGAAAAGCTTACGAATCGGCAGACGGGAATCTCCTTTAATGTGGGTGTGATCGAGGGCGGTATGGTTTCCAATGCGACACCGGACTATGCAAAAATAAAGATTGATATACGTTTTACAAAAGAAACGGATATTTCTATATTTCGCGGTCAGTTGCAAGAAATTGCAGGCCGAACTTATGTACAGGGAACGACGACGAAACTTACAGCAGGTGTTTGCTTTAAACCGATGGAAACAACGGCAGGCGTAGAAAAGTTATTTTCTTTGGTGCAAGAAACCGCGCAGGAGAATCACTTGGGCAAACTGTATGCGAAAACGGTTGGCGGTGCGTCGGATTCAGCCTACACTGTACTGAGCGGAGCACCTACTGTTTGTGCAATGGGGGTCAAAGGCGGGCGAAATCACAGCAAAGAAGAATTTGCAATTGTAGATTCTTTATTTGAACGCGCTAAATTACTGATCGCATCGGTGTTAAAATTGGCATGA
- a CDS encoding zinc ribbon domain-containing protein YjdM, with protein sequence MSDMPNCPKCNSAYTYEDRSLFVCPECAHEWSANDVSGQVDEFIVKDANGNVLQDGDAVIIVKDLKVKGASSALKAGTKVKKIRLVSDGDHNIDCQIEGFGAMQLKSEFVKKA encoded by the coding sequence ATGAGTGATATGCCAAATTGCCCTAAATGTAATTCTGCGTATACTTACGAGGATAGAAGCTTGTTTGTTTGCCCAGAATGTGCACATGAATGGAGTGCAAATGATGTAAGTGGACAAGTTGATGAATTTATCGTAAAAGATGCGAACGGAAATGTTTTGCAAGACGGTGATGCTGTTATCATTGTAAAAGATCTTAAAGTAAAAGGTGCATCTTCCGCGTTAAAAGCTGGTACGAAAGTGAAAAAAATTCGCTTAGTATCAGATGGTGATCATAATATTGACTGCCAGATTGAAGGTTTTGGTGCAATGCAGCTAAAATCTGAATTCGTAAAAAAGGCGTAA